From one Physeter macrocephalus isolate SW-GA chromosome 18, ASM283717v5, whole genome shotgun sequence genomic stretch:
- the NEK4 gene encoding serine/threonine-protein kinase Nek4 isoform X6, whose product MPLTAYCYLRVVGRGSYGEVTLVRHRRDGRQYVIKKLNLRNASSRERRAAEQEAQLLSQLKHPNIVTYKESWEGGDGLLYIVMGFCEGGDLYRKLKEQKGMLLSESQVVEWFVQIAMALQYLHEKHILHRDLKTQNVFLTRTNIIKVGDLGIARVLDNHCDMASTLIGTPYYMSPELFSNKPYNYKSDVWALGCCVYEMATLKHAFNAKDMNSLVYRIIEGKLPPMPKDYSPELAEIIRTMLSKRPEERPSVRSILRQPYIKRQISLFLEATKAKTSKNNIKNGDSKSKPVATVVSGKAELSHETVPPQPHSSEGSKTYVMGEDKYLSQEKPIVIGPLKTPASLKGHTYKPDISNTAESLATISRVNIDILPAERRNSVNNSLVQENKRRHLDASNELEGKCIISQVKERLQDNTKSSAQPGNRIPTWSIDYVIGERNDPVKPLQPLNKDQNLSKDQDQVAAECVIEKQDRIHPALQPHSSGSEPFLSQQRRQKKREHTEHSGEKRQFQETPPRLLPSLSTVGKVDVTSTQKDAENQSRVVTGSVSSSRNSEISSSKDRPLSARERRRLKQSQEEIFPSGPSVRRVSLSPAGPGKPQEEGHPTPAQWLSSDHSVAQKRKLTHCLSEDELSSSTSSTDKSNGDFKEGKGHTNEMSDLVQLMTQTLKLDSKESYEDLPVPEPVSEFKLHRKYRDTLILHGKVAEGAEELDFKELPSGAIVPGSEKIRRIVEVLRADVIRGLGIQLLEQVYDILEEEDELEREGSRKCFFTVTAECYLT is encoded by the exons ATGCCCCTGACCGCCTACTGCTACCTGCGTGTCGTGGGCAGGGGCAGCTACGGGGAGGTGACGCTCGTGAGGCACCGACGGGACGGCAGGCAG TATGTCATCAAAAAGCTGAACCTCCGAAATGCCTCCAGCCGAGAGCGGCGAGCTGCTGAACAGGAAGCTCAGCTCTTGTCTCAGTTGAAGCATCCCAATATTGTCACCTACAAGGAGtcgtgggagggaggggatggtcTGCTGTATATCGTCATGGGCTTCTGTGAAGGAGGTGATCTGTACCGAAAGCTCAAAGAGCAGAAGGGGATGCTTCTGTCCGAGAGTCAGGTGGTGGAGTGGTTTGTTCAGATCGCTATGGCTCTGCAG tatttacATGAAAAACACATCCTTCACCGAGATCTAAAAACTCAAAATGTCTTCCTAACAAGAACAAACATCATCAAAGTGGGTGACCTAGGAATTGCCCGAGTGCTTGATAACCACTGTGACATGGCTAGCACCCTCATTGGCACACCCTACTACATGAGCCCTGAATTGTTCTCAAACAAACCCTACAACTATAAG tctgaTGTTTGGGCTCTGGGATGCTGTGTTTATGAAATGGCCACCCTGAAGCATGCTTTCAATGCAAAAGACATGAATTCTTTAGTTTATCGGATTATTGAAGGAAAG CTGCCACCAATGCCGAAAGATTACAGCCCAGAGCTGGCAGAAATAATAAGAACGATGCTGAGCAAAAGGCCTGAAGAAAGACCTTCTGTGAGGAGCATCCTAAGGCAGCCTTACATAAAGCGCCAAATATCCTTGTTTTTGGAGGCCACGAAGGC aaaaacttccaaaaataatattaaaaatggtgACTCTAAATCCAAGCCTGTGGCTACAGTGGTTTCTGGAAAGGCTGAATTAAGTCATGAAACCGTTCCCCCTCAACCACACTCTTCTGAGGGCTCCAAGACATATGTAATG GGTGAAGACAAATATTTGTCCCAGGAGAAACCCATAGTCATTGGCCCCTTGAAGACACCCGCAAGTCTGAAAGGCCACACCTACAAACCAGACATAAGCAATACCGCAGAATCGCTAGCCACAATCAGTAGGGTGAATATTGACATCTTACCTGCAGAAAGGAGGAACTCAGTGAACAACAGCTTAGTTCAAGAGAATAAACGAAGACACTTAGATGCCTCTAATGAGCTAGAAGGTAAATGTATTATTTCTCAAGTGAAAGAGAGGCTGCAGGATAACACTAAATCCAGTGCTCAACCTGGAAACCGAATTCCCACATGGTCCATTGACTATGTCATTGGAGAAAGGAATGACCCAGTGAAGCCTCTGCAGCCCCTAAACAAAGACCAAAATTTATCAAAGGACCAG gatcAAGTTGCTGCTGAATGTGTTATAGAAAAACAGGACAGAATCCACCCAGCTTTACAGCCACACAGCTCTGGATCTGAACCTTTCCTGTCTCAACAGCGGcggcagaagaaaagagaacataCTGAGCATAGTGGGGAAAAGAGACAG TTCCAAGAGACTCCTCCTCGtcttttgccttctctttctACTGTTGGAAAAGTGGATGTCACATCAACACAAAAAGATGCTGAAAACCAAAGTAGAGTGGTCACTGGGTCTGTGAGCAGTTCGAGGAACAGTGAGATATCATCATCAAAG GACCGACCATTATCAGCAAGAGAAAGGAGGCGACTAAAGCAGTCACAGGAAGAGATCTTCCCCTCAG GCCCTTCGGTGAGGAGAGTTTCTCTGAGTCCAGCCGGGCCAGGGAAACCACAAGAGGAAGGCCACCCTACCCCTGCTCAATGGTTGTCTTCTGACCACAGCGTTGCTCAG AAAAGGAAACTCACCCATTGTCTCTCTGAGGATGAGTTAAGTTCTTCTACAAGTTCAACTGATAAATCAAATGGGGATTTCAAGGAAGG gaaagGTCATACAAATGAAATGAGTGACTTGGTACAACTGATGACACAGACCCTGAAGTTGGACTCTAAAGAGAGCTATGAAGATCTCCCGGTACCAGAGCCAGTGTCAGAATTTAAACTTCATCGGAAGTATCGGGACACGCTGATACTTCATGGGAAAGTTGCAGAGGGGGCGGAGGAACTCGATTTTAAAGAGCTACCTTCAGGTG
- the NEK4 gene encoding serine/threonine-protein kinase Nek4 isoform X2: MPLTAYCYLRVVGRGSYGEVTLVRHRRDGRQYVIKKLNLRNASSRERRAAEQEAQLLSQLKHPNIVTYKESWEGGDGLLYIVMGFCEGGDLYRKLKEQKGMLLSESQVVEWFVQIAMALQYLHEKHILHRDLKTQNVFLTRTNIIKVGDLGIARVLDNHCDMASTLIGTPYYMSPELFSNKPYNYKSDVWALGCCVYEMATLKHAFNAKDMNSLVYRIIEGKLPPMPKDYSPELAEIIRTMLSKRPEERPSVRSILRQPYIKRQISLFLEATKAKTSKNNIKNGDSKSKPVATVVSGKAELSHETVPPQPHSSEGSKTYVMGEDKYLSQEKPIVIGPLKTPASLKGHTYKPDISNTAESLATISRVNIDILPAERRNSVNNSLVQENKRRHLDASNELEGKCIISQVKERLQDNTKSSAQPGNRIPTWSIDYVIGERNDPVKPLQPLNKDQNLSKDQDQVAAECVIEKQDRIHPALQPHSSGSEPFLSQQRRQKKREHTEHSGEKRQFQETPPRLLPSLSTVGKVDVTSTQKDAENQSRVVTGSVSSSRNSEISSSKDRPLSARERRRLKQSQEEIFPSGPSVRRVSLSPAGPGKPQEEGHPTPAQWLSSDHSVAQKRKLTHCLSEDELSSSTSSTDKSNGDFKEGKGHTNEMSDLVQLMTQTLKLDSKESYEDLPVPEPVSEFKLHRKYRDTLILHGKVAEGAEELDFKELPSGAIVPGSEKIRRIVEVLRADVIRGLGIQLLEQVYDILEEEDELEREVRLREHMGEKYVTYNVKARQLKFFEDNVKF; the protein is encoded by the exons ATGCCCCTGACCGCCTACTGCTACCTGCGTGTCGTGGGCAGGGGCAGCTACGGGGAGGTGACGCTCGTGAGGCACCGACGGGACGGCAGGCAG TATGTCATCAAAAAGCTGAACCTCCGAAATGCCTCCAGCCGAGAGCGGCGAGCTGCTGAACAGGAAGCTCAGCTCTTGTCTCAGTTGAAGCATCCCAATATTGTCACCTACAAGGAGtcgtgggagggaggggatggtcTGCTGTATATCGTCATGGGCTTCTGTGAAGGAGGTGATCTGTACCGAAAGCTCAAAGAGCAGAAGGGGATGCTTCTGTCCGAGAGTCAGGTGGTGGAGTGGTTTGTTCAGATCGCTATGGCTCTGCAG tatttacATGAAAAACACATCCTTCACCGAGATCTAAAAACTCAAAATGTCTTCCTAACAAGAACAAACATCATCAAAGTGGGTGACCTAGGAATTGCCCGAGTGCTTGATAACCACTGTGACATGGCTAGCACCCTCATTGGCACACCCTACTACATGAGCCCTGAATTGTTCTCAAACAAACCCTACAACTATAAG tctgaTGTTTGGGCTCTGGGATGCTGTGTTTATGAAATGGCCACCCTGAAGCATGCTTTCAATGCAAAAGACATGAATTCTTTAGTTTATCGGATTATTGAAGGAAAG CTGCCACCAATGCCGAAAGATTACAGCCCAGAGCTGGCAGAAATAATAAGAACGATGCTGAGCAAAAGGCCTGAAGAAAGACCTTCTGTGAGGAGCATCCTAAGGCAGCCTTACATAAAGCGCCAAATATCCTTGTTTTTGGAGGCCACGAAGGC aaaaacttccaaaaataatattaaaaatggtgACTCTAAATCCAAGCCTGTGGCTACAGTGGTTTCTGGAAAGGCTGAATTAAGTCATGAAACCGTTCCCCCTCAACCACACTCTTCTGAGGGCTCCAAGACATATGTAATG GGTGAAGACAAATATTTGTCCCAGGAGAAACCCATAGTCATTGGCCCCTTGAAGACACCCGCAAGTCTGAAAGGCCACACCTACAAACCAGACATAAGCAATACCGCAGAATCGCTAGCCACAATCAGTAGGGTGAATATTGACATCTTACCTGCAGAAAGGAGGAACTCAGTGAACAACAGCTTAGTTCAAGAGAATAAACGAAGACACTTAGATGCCTCTAATGAGCTAGAAGGTAAATGTATTATTTCTCAAGTGAAAGAGAGGCTGCAGGATAACACTAAATCCAGTGCTCAACCTGGAAACCGAATTCCCACATGGTCCATTGACTATGTCATTGGAGAAAGGAATGACCCAGTGAAGCCTCTGCAGCCCCTAAACAAAGACCAAAATTTATCAAAGGACCAG gatcAAGTTGCTGCTGAATGTGTTATAGAAAAACAGGACAGAATCCACCCAGCTTTACAGCCACACAGCTCTGGATCTGAACCTTTCCTGTCTCAACAGCGGcggcagaagaaaagagaacataCTGAGCATAGTGGGGAAAAGAGACAG TTCCAAGAGACTCCTCCTCGtcttttgccttctctttctACTGTTGGAAAAGTGGATGTCACATCAACACAAAAAGATGCTGAAAACCAAAGTAGAGTGGTCACTGGGTCTGTGAGCAGTTCGAGGAACAGTGAGATATCATCATCAAAG GACCGACCATTATCAGCAAGAGAAAGGAGGCGACTAAAGCAGTCACAGGAAGAGATCTTCCCCTCAG GCCCTTCGGTGAGGAGAGTTTCTCTGAGTCCAGCCGGGCCAGGGAAACCACAAGAGGAAGGCCACCCTACCCCTGCTCAATGGTTGTCTTCTGACCACAGCGTTGCTCAG AAAAGGAAACTCACCCATTGTCTCTCTGAGGATGAGTTAAGTTCTTCTACAAGTTCAACTGATAAATCAAATGGGGATTTCAAGGAAGG gaaagGTCATACAAATGAAATGAGTGACTTGGTACAACTGATGACACAGACCCTGAAGTTGGACTCTAAAGAGAGCTATGAAGATCTCCCGGTACCAGAGCCAGTGTCAGAATTTAAACTTCATCGGAAGTATCGGGACACGCTGATACTTCATGGGAAAGTTGCAGAGGGGGCGGAGGAACTCGATTTTAAAGAGCTACCTTCAGGTG